Part of the Moorella sp. E308F genome, GCAGGGCTTCCTCGGGCTTTTCCCTAAGCAAGGGGAAGTGGGAGAGGTCCGCCAGGAGCCCGAATTTAGGATAGCTGGGACGTAGTTCCCTAGCAATATCAAGAGCATCCTTGAAATGGCCAATCAAGGATTCTTTGTCAATGTCCCGATCAAAGATCTTTAAGGTAATGGCCGGGTCGCCCATCTCCCTGGCATATTCACAAATCTGGGCCAGGGAGTCAACAAGGAGCTTTTTAGCCTCTTCCCGCCGTTCCGGGCCGGGGTCTTTACCGGCCGGGATACGCACAGCAACAGCCCCCAAGTCGGAGGCTTCTTTAAGGCAATTGAAAACCTGCTTTACGGCCCGCTTCCTTTCCCCGGGATCGAAGGAGTTAAGATTTAATTTTTGGGAAAAGATGGCCGGCTGGCAGGCATAACAAACCTCCATGTGGGCGATCTTTAATAAATGCGCTGCCTCGGTGCGCTGTTTAATGTCCTTGATCCAGCCTACTTCCACCGCAGTAAAGAAGTCGTCTTCAGCAATGCGGCGCAGGGTTTCTACCACCGGTCCGGTACCGTGTACTACCTCGGGAAAGGCTTTAAAGTGGACGATACCCACCTTCATGAATTCATAAATGGAAGCCCTCATACTTAACCTCCCCTTAATTTACGCCATTTTCCCCACTCGCCGGAAGTGTAGATTAATTCTGGCTAACTCCTGAAAAAAAATTTATCCTAACTGGGATAACAAAAAGGCAACTTTAGCATTATCTTCTAAAACATCTGCCAGGTAAAAAGCATGATGAATATCTTTACCCACTGTAACAAAACCATGGCGCTTGAGGACGGCAGCTTTGAGGGTTGGATCCTCAAAGGCTTTAATAACCATTTCCGCAAGTTCCACTGACCCCGGCGCGGCATATTCGACAGTGCCTACTTTGTTAAGACCCGCTTCCGCGGCGGCTGTAACCACCGGTAGCTCGCCCCTGGCCGTCGCATAAGCCGTAGCAAAAGCCGAATGGCCGTGAACGACGGCCTGTACATCCGGGCGGGCCTTTAAAATACCCAGGTGAAAGCGGATCTCCTTGGAAGGTTTACCCTCACCTGCCAGGATATTCCCTTCTAAATCAACCAGAATAAAATCCTCGGGTCCCACATCACCAAAGGACTTACCGCTGGCTTTTATAAGGACTTGATCCGGGTGTCCCGGGACGCGGGCGCTGGTGTTGCCGCTGGTAGCCGAGGTAAGGCCGCGGGCAAAAATTTGCCTGCTGACCTCTACCATTTCATGGCGCAACCTGGTAACTGCATCTAAATCGATCATTTTTAGTTTCCTCCCAGCCTTGCTCGCGGGTACAAGCCAGGCTTTTAAAGCCAGGCTTGTACCTTGAGCCAAGGGGTTTACGCAGCTGTTATGCTCTCTCGGGGAAATCGCGGTTTTCTACTTTGAAGGGGAACTTCTTGACTTCCTCAATGAAGGCAGCCAGGTGCTCAGCTTCTTTCTCAAAGAGCTTCAGGCCTTTTTCAGGGGTGCCCCGGAAGGGATTACCAATGGTGGCATGATCGGAGTATTCATGGTGTTCCATGGGAACAATGATATTTTCGGAACCCCGGAATTTAACGGTAGGAGTACCGTCGATCTTGGAAAATTCAGGTCCCATCCACCGCGGCGCGTGGGCACGGTCATTGACCGCCCGGCTCATATCCACCAGCTCAATGTTGTAAGCCATTACCTGCGCCGTTTCCATTTCACCGGCGTGCCAGCCGGGGGTCTCCTCGGGAGGACCTTCCAGGATACCTTTAACTACCTCGCATTCCCTCTCGGTGGGCGTTTTGTACCAGGCCACAAAGGCGCCGGTATGGTAACGAAGTTTCCGCAGGAGTTCATCAATGGGTTTGGTATTGGAACCATGGTGGGATACAAAGACAATCTTGTTAGCACCGTGGAAAATCAAGCTGCGAGCAATATCATGGAGCACACGACGGAAAGTCTCGGCAGCAAGGGTGATGGTGCCGCAGCCTTCCCCGACTTCGCCCATGTGGTGGGGTGAGTAGCCAAAGGGTAACAGCGGTGTGTGGGGGACATTGGCCAGTTTAGCGGCCCGCTCGGTTACGGAAATGGTAGTAATGCTGTCCGTTCCCAGGGGTACATGGGCACCGTGCTTTTCACAGCTGCCGACCGGCACGAGAACGGTGTCGGTTTCCTTGAACCATTCCTGAGCGTCAACGAAGGAACATTCCAAGAGGTTGTGTCGTTTTGCCATTTCAGCAAACCTCCTGCCAATTATTTATTTTAATATAGAAGATTCCCTGACCTCGAGGTGGGTTGCCAGGAAGGTAACCGGCGGCACCTTCCGGCCGGCAAGGAGCTCGGCCAGTACCCTCATAGCAGTCACCCCCAGGTCATAGACCGGAACAGCTACAGTAGATAAAGTTGGAGTAATGAACGAGGCGAGGGGAATGTTATCGAAGCCAACGACGGCAACATCTTCTGGTACCTTAAGGCCCCTTTCCTGCAGGGCTTTGATTGCGCCTATGGCCATAAGATCGTTATGGGCAAAAATTGCGGTTATCTTCCCCGGGCCGCGCAATGGCAGACGACCAACGGCTTGATAACCGCTGCTAAACTCAAAGTCACCTTCCACGATCCAGCCGGATTCTATATCTACCCCTTCAGCCTCTATGGCACGGCGGTAACCCTCCAGGCGGTCCCTAGCTGTAGTCGAAACGGCAGGGCCGGTCACCGTGGCAATCCGCCGGTGGCCAAGATGCAGCAAATGCTCAACAGCTTCCTGGGCGGCCCGCACATTATCCACCTGCACTGCCGGGAGATTGGCTTTATGACGCCCAATGACCACCGTCGCCACCGAGCCCTGTTCAAAAAAGTGTTCCCGGCTGGCATCCTCTACAGCACCCCCGCCGGTAAAGATCACCCCGTCCACCCGTTTTTCCCGTAAAACACGGAGATATTCTTTCGTACGTTCCCGGGAACGGTCGGTATTGCACAGGATAACTGTATAGCCCTTTTCATGGGCTACATCCTCTACCCCCCGGACAATGCCCGGGTAATAAGGGTTGGCAATATCCGGAAGGATCAGACCGATGGTTTTTGTTTCATGCAGCTGGAGGCTGCGGGCCATGGCGTTGGGGTAAAAGCCAAGTTCTTTAATAGCTGCCAGGACGCGCTCCCTCGTCTCGGGGCTGATAGGATGCTGACTGTTGTTAAGAACACGAGAAACGGTAGTAACAGAAACCCCGGCATGCCTTGCCACATCTTTTATGGTTACCATGGCTTTCACCCCTCTCGGAAAACGTTTTCCTTGGTTATAAATTTAACATGGTTTAGCCCCTGTGTCAATAAGTAATTTTAAATCGTGAATATTTTCTTATGGTAAACGTTTCCCACTGGCATTCTATGTTATGGTAAACGTTTTCTTTTTTGTTTTTTCACTCCCCTTCATGGAAAGCCATGAAAAATACGGCAATACTTTTGCCATAATCTCCTATCATAGTAACAAAACTGCTATTCATACGCCTCTTATATACGAGGGCGGAAATTGAGACTTAAAATATCCGGATTTTCTTCCCAAAAATAAAAACTCCCCGCAGGGTAACTCAAAACTACGGGGAGTTTCAGGCGAACAATATCCCTTACAGATTTACTGGCAAAGACCGTCAGGACAAGACCTCCTATTTCAACTGCCGGGCCACAAAGCGCAGGTGTTTGCCCATTGCTCGACGTGCCGATTCCGCGGCCCCGGAAATAATGGCTTGGGCAATTTCATTGTGCTGTTCAAAAAGCACACAAGCGTTCTCCGGATCAGAGTAAAGACGGTTTCTTTTATTGGCCAGGGTCTGAGCAATGGTATCAGCAATAGTGTACATCAAACGGGAAAGGATGGGATTATGGGACATACCGGCTATGGTTAAATGAAATTTGACATCCGTGTCTTCCTGGAGAAATCCCCGGGCTAGTTCGTTGCTCATCTGCTGGATTATCTCTACCAACTTTTCTTTTTCCTCGGTCGTAGCCCGCTGCGCCGCCAGGTAAACTATCTCCCGTTCCAGTATCTGCCTGGC contains:
- a CDS encoding creatininase family protein, whose product is MAKRHNLLECSFVDAQEWFKETDTVLVPVGSCEKHGAHVPLGTDSITTISVTERAAKLANVPHTPLLPFGYSPHHMGEVGEGCGTITLAAETFRRVLHDIARSLIFHGANKIVFVSHHGSNTKPIDELLRKLRYHTGAFVAWYKTPTERECEVVKGILEGPPEETPGWHAGEMETAQVMAYNIELVDMSRAVNDRAHAPRWMGPEFSKIDGTPTVKFRGSENIIVPMEHHEYSDHATIGNPFRGTPEKGLKLFEKEAEHLAAFIEEVKKFPFKVENRDFPERA
- a CDS encoding FadR/GntR family transcriptional regulator, with product MDLQPIKTKKIYEEIVEQVKKSLSEGKLMPGERFYSERELSEKLGVSRASVREAIRALTTMGVLEVKPGEGTFVRKVQNCDIVQPLVMALLLEEQQAVYLLEARQILEREIVYLAAQRATTEEKEKLVEIIQQMSNELARGFLQEDTDVKFHLTIAGMSHNPILSRLMYTIADTIAQTLANKRNRLYSDPENACVLFEQHNEIAQAIISGAAESARRAMGKHLRFVARQLK
- a CDS encoding LacI family DNA-binding transcriptional regulator, which encodes MVTIKDVARHAGVSVTTVSRVLNNSQHPISPETRERVLAAIKELGFYPNAMARSLQLHETKTIGLILPDIANPYYPGIVRGVEDVAHEKGYTVILCNTDRSRERTKEYLRVLREKRVDGVIFTGGGAVEDASREHFFEQGSVATVVIGRHKANLPAVQVDNVRAAQEAVEHLLHLGHRRIATVTGPAVSTTARDRLEGYRRAIEAEGVDIESGWIVEGDFEFSSGYQAVGRLPLRGPGKITAIFAHNDLMAIGAIKALQERGLKVPEDVAVVGFDNIPLASFITPTLSTVAVPVYDLGVTAMRVLAELLAGRKVPPVTFLATHLEVRESSILK
- a CDS encoding class II aldolase/adducin family protein; its protein translation is MIDLDAVTRLRHEMVEVSRQIFARGLTSATSGNTSARVPGHPDQVLIKASGKSFGDVGPEDFILVDLEGNILAGEGKPSKEIRFHLGILKARPDVQAVVHGHSAFATAYATARGELPVVTAAAEAGLNKVGTVEYAAPGSVELAEMVIKAFEDPTLKAAVLKRHGFVTVGKDIHHAFYLADVLEDNAKVAFLLSQLG
- a CDS encoding sugar phosphate isomerase/epimerase family protein, coding for MRASIYEFMKVGIVHFKAFPEVVHGTGPVVETLRRIAEDDFFTAVEVGWIKDIKQRTEAAHLLKIAHMEVCYACQPAIFSQKLNLNSFDPGERKRAVKQVFNCLKEASDLGAVAVRIPAGKDPGPERREEAKKLLVDSLAQICEYAREMGDPAITLKIFDRDIDKESLIGHFKDALDIARELRPSYPKFGLLADLSHFPLLREKPEEALPLVKDYLMAFHIGNCVMKDRRHPLYGDLQPRFGVEDGEIDTKDVSAYFRLLVDMGLIGPEKRPVLSAEVRPLLPGETSELILANAKRVIKEAWALA